A stretch of the Nosocomiicoccus ampullae genome encodes the following:
- the odhB gene encoding 2-oxoglutarate dehydrogenase complex dihydrolipoyllysine-residue succinyltransferase — translation MSEIIVPELAESITEGTIATWFKKEGDSVEKGEAVLELETDKVNVEVVSEEDGVISEVKAEEGDTVEVGQAIAVVSAGGSAPKSDNDSKDESKETPKAEEKAEEKPATDVKEDDSHIVATPSARKLAREKGISLSDVNAADPRGLVRSHDVNNHVNAPQQESAKKDDKTESIKESSKQQAKDEKPVVREPMSRRRQTIANRLLDVSQSTAMLTTFNEIDMTNVMELRKRKKEQFMERNNGTKLGFMSFFTKAAVAALKKYPAVNAEIDGTDLVYKQFYDIAIAVSTDEGLLVPVIRDCDRKNFAEIEDDIIDVATRARDKKLKLDEMTNGSFTITNGGVFGSLMSTPIINGTQAAILGMHTIQQRPVAVDGKVEIRPMMYVALSYDHRIIDGAESVGFLKTIKELIENPEDLLLEG, via the coding sequence ATGAGTGAAATTATCGTTCCAGAGCTTGCAGAATCGATTACAGAAGGTACGATTGCAACTTGGTTTAAAAAAGAAGGCGACAGTGTTGAAAAAGGGGAAGCAGTATTAGAGCTTGAAACTGACAAAGTAAACGTTGAAGTTGTCAGTGAAGAAGACGGCGTAATTTCTGAAGTAAAAGCTGAAGAAGGAGACACTGTTGAAGTCGGTCAAGCTATAGCGGTCGTTTCAGCAGGTGGTTCAGCACCTAAATCAGACAATGATTCTAAAGACGAAAGTAAAGAAACGCCTAAGGCTGAAGAGAAAGCTGAAGAAAAACCAGCAACAGATGTTAAAGAAGACGACTCCCATATCGTTGCAACACCTTCAGCACGTAAGTTAGCTCGTGAAAAAGGGATTAGCTTAAGCGACGTGAATGCTGCAGATCCAAGAGGTCTAGTACGTTCACATGACGTAAATAACCACGTAAATGCACCACAACAAGAAAGTGCTAAAAAAGACGATAAAACTGAATCTATTAAAGAATCTTCAAAACAACAAGCAAAAGATGAAAAACCAGTAGTTCGTGAACCGATGTCACGTCGTCGTCAAACGATTGCAAACCGATTATTAGATGTATCTCAATCTACAGCGATGCTAACGACGTTTAACGAAATCGACATGACGAATGTTATGGAATTACGTAAACGTAAAAAAGAACAGTTTATGGAGAGAAATAATGGAACTAAACTTGGTTTCATGTCATTCTTTACTAAAGCTGCAGTTGCTGCACTTAAAAAATATCCAGCGGTAAATGCTGAAATTGATGGCACTGACTTAGTTTACAAACAGTTTTATGATATTGCGATTGCGGTATCAACAGACGAAGGTTTACTCGTTCCAGTAATTAGAGACTGTGACCGTAAAAACTTCGCTGAAATTGAAGACGACATCATTGATGTTGCGACACGTGCGCGTGACAAAAAGCTTAAGCTTGATGAAATGACTAACGGATCATTTACAATCACAAATGGTGGAGTATTTGGTTCATTAATGTCAACACCAATTATTAATGGTACACAAGCTGCTATTTTAGGTATGCACACAATTCAACAACGTCCTGTCGCAGTAGATGGTAAAGTTGAAATCCGTCCGATGATGTATGTTGCATTAAGTTACGACCACCGTATCATTGATGGTGCTGAGTCTGTAGGTTTCTTAAAAACAATTAAAGAATTAATTGAAAATCCTGAAGACTTACTACTAGAAGGTTAA
- a CDS encoding DUF1033 family protein, whose product MYEIVIITADYEGWWLFDEWREDVTLSHTFDNYETMKLKYDQIYKSLEDKYPSIKRGKYNIPAFFSCCEIEYCDDCDDDMQIYHSLVVLKDKKVIEIN is encoded by the coding sequence ATGTATGAGATTGTAATTATAACTGCAGATTACGAAGGCTGGTGGTTATTTGATGAATGGAGGGAAGACGTCACATTATCTCACACATTTGATAATTACGAGACTATGAAATTAAAATATGATCAAATATACAAATCTTTAGAAGACAAATATCCATCCATAAAAAGAGGGAAGTACAATATTCCAGCATTTTTTAGTTGTTGTGAGATTGAATATTGTGATGACTGTGATGATGATATGCAAATCTATCACTCTTTAGTCGTTCTCAAAGACAAAAAAGTAATTGAAATAAACTAA
- a CDS encoding MarR family winged helix-turn-helix transcriptional regulator, which translates to MDVEFISEFEDFNEFLNKLNNELKFSNNNYNQAQIEVLNFLSNNKDVTAKQIEEVLNIDRGFLSRTLKSLQNNKLLKKTQSKKDKRIYILNISPKGKVVLEEYRSLKIIKYDEVFDHLSEEKKEEFIEVLKQAMQIFNNKSYSPILLENESTLEYVFNKDNVVWQAKNDKHIITTLLYKRVNEWTVELEFISLVEDLKIFKDLVKKAVNYAYDNFESHLIMYVDYNHNKYISIMSDLDFIETETLENKIRFDLFL; encoded by the coding sequence ATGGACGTAGAATTTATTAGTGAATTTGAAGATTTTAATGAGTTTTTAAACAAATTAAATAATGAATTAAAATTTTCAAATAATAACTATAATCAAGCACAAATTGAAGTGCTAAATTTTCTATCAAACAACAAAGATGTTACTGCAAAACAGATTGAAGAGGTATTAAATATCGACAGAGGGTTTTTAAGCCGTACTCTTAAGAGTTTGCAAAATAATAAACTTTTAAAGAAAACACAGTCAAAAAAAGATAAAAGAATATACATACTAAATATCAGCCCAAAAGGTAAAGTTGTATTAGAAGAATATCGTTCTTTAAAAATAATAAAGTACGATGAAGTTTTTGATCACCTTTCTGAAGAAAAGAAAGAAGAGTTTATAGAAGTACTAAAACAGGCGATGCAGATTTTCAATAATAAAAGTTATTCACCTATTCTATTAGAAAATGAAAGTACTTTAGAATACGTATTTAATAAAGATAATGTAGTATGGCAAGCTAAAAATGATAAACACATCATTACTACTCTACTTTATAAACGTGTAAATGAATGGACGGTAGAGTTGGAATTCATATCTCTAGTTGAAGATTTAAAAATCTTTAAAGATTTAGTCAAAAAAGCAGTGAATTATGCATATGATAACTTTGAAAGTCATTTAATTATGTATGTAGATTATAATCATAATAAGTATATTTCAATAATGTCAGATTTAGATTTCATAGAAACTGAAACACTAGAGAATAAAATAAGATTTGATCTCTTCTTATAA
- a CDS encoding 5-bromo-4-chloroindolyl phosphate hydrolysis family protein: MKDKFTHWYGVLIASPVGLITWLLTIGVFDLTTMISALVTGGTVFLSYFSTQQFTLQKYLNEHELTRSEYKYIKKELKSAREKQKRLFNSYKKIRNFSDIKLIFDINRVVRAIMKKVHNEPKLFYNGLQFFHSNLDSAVNMVEIYLDLYRLPGKTKEEKIELNTARLRLLDLKRNLELDLSEINRNDYNQLKIERAVLDRTEGVNTPRLENNDSKIRIKDFNAELSNTQKAGEYIDKK; the protein is encoded by the coding sequence ATGAAGGACAAATTTACGCATTGGTATGGAGTACTAATTGCTAGTCCTGTCGGTTTAATTACATGGTTATTAACAATTGGCGTGTTTGATTTAACAACGATGATCTCTGCACTAGTAACGGGTGGAACAGTTTTTTTATCTTACTTTTCTACTCAACAATTTACACTTCAAAAGTATTTAAACGAGCATGAATTAACACGCAGTGAATATAAATATATAAAAAAAGAGCTAAAAAGTGCGCGTGAAAAACAAAAAAGACTATTTAATAGTTATAAAAAAATTAGAAACTTTAGTGATATTAAATTAATATTCGATATAAACCGAGTAGTACGAGCAATTATGAAAAAAGTCCATAACGAACCAAAGCTATTTTATAATGGATTACAATTTTTTCACTCCAACTTAGATTCAGCCGTAAATATGGTTGAAATATATTTAGATCTTTACCGTTTACCAGGTAAAACAAAAGAAGAAAAAATAGAGTTAAATACTGCAAGACTACGATTACTCGATTTAAAAAGAAATCTAGAATTAGACCTTTCAGAAATTAATCGAAATGATTATAATCAGTTAAAAATCGAGCGTGCAGTACTAGATCGTACAGAGGGTGTAAACACTCCTCGACTTGAAAATAACGATAGTAAAATACGTATAAAAGATTTTAATGCGGAACTTAGTAACACACAAAAAGCAGGTGAATATATTGACAAAAAATAA
- a CDS encoding ABC-F family ATP-binding cassette domain-containing protein, which yields MLQVSDVSLQFGDRKLFEDVNIKFTPGNCYGLIGANGAGKSTFLKILSGEIDSQTGHVTMGPNERMAFLKQDHFQYEDEIVLDVVLMGHEELWQISEEKNAIYMKPDFNDEDGMRAAELEALYGEKGGYTADSDAENLLHGLGIGQDLVHKKMSELENSQKVKVLLAQSLFGNPDVLLLDEPTNGLDIKAIQWLEEFLINFENTVIVVSHDRNFLNNVCTHIADLDYGKIQLYVGNYDFWYQSSKLAKELMQEQNKKKEERIAELKEFIARFSANAAKSKQATSRKKMLDKIELDDIKPSSRRYPYVGFSPEREIGNDLLQVKNLSHSIDGKEILKDVNFTINPNDKAVIVGDSEIQKTVLLDILAGVIEPDEGEVIWGVTTTQTYMPKDNSEYFEGVELSLVDWLRQYAPEDEQTETFLRGFLGRMLFSGEEAKKHAHVLSGGEKVRAMLSKMMLSKANVLLLDEPTNHLDLESIQAVNDGLIKFKGSILFTSHDFEFINTIANRVVELNDVGAMTKEITYEDYLIEKGILNQY from the coding sequence ATGTTACAAGTTAGTGATGTGAGTTTACAATTTGGAGATAGAAAATTATTTGAAGATGTAAACATAAAGTTTACCCCTGGTAACTGTTACGGACTTATCGGTGCGAACGGTGCTGGTAAATCAACGTTTCTAAAAATATTATCTGGAGAAATTGACTCTCAAACAGGTCACGTGACAATGGGTCCTAATGAACGTATGGCGTTTTTAAAACAAGATCATTTCCAATATGAAGACGAAATAGTTTTAGATGTTGTACTTATGGGACACGAGGAGTTATGGCAAATCTCAGAAGAAAAAAATGCTATTTACATGAAACCTGATTTTAATGATGAAGATGGTATGCGTGCTGCTGAACTCGAAGCTTTGTATGGAGAAAAAGGCGGTTATACTGCAGATAGTGATGCAGAAAACCTATTACATGGTTTAGGTATCGGGCAAGATCTTGTACATAAAAAGATGTCGGAGTTAGAAAACAGCCAAAAGGTAAAAGTGTTACTCGCTCAAAGCTTATTTGGTAATCCAGATGTATTACTACTCGATGAGCCGACGAACGGTTTAGATATTAAAGCCATTCAATGGTTAGAAGAATTTTTAATTAACTTTGAAAATACTGTAATAGTTGTATCCCATGACCGTAACTTTTTAAACAATGTCTGTACACATATCGCGGATTTAGATTATGGTAAAATTCAACTTTACGTTGGAAACTATGATTTTTGGTATCAATCAAGTAAACTTGCTAAAGAGCTAATGCAAGAACAAAATAAGAAAAAAGAAGAACGTATCGCTGAATTAAAAGAATTTATTGCGAGATTTAGTGCGAACGCTGCAAAATCTAAGCAAGCAACAAGTCGTAAAAAAATGTTAGATAAAATTGAACTTGACGACATAAAACCATCAAGTAGACGTTATCCATACGTCGGATTTAGTCCTGAAAGAGAAATCGGTAATGATTTATTACAAGTTAAAAATTTATCTCACTCTATTGATGGAAAAGAAATTTTAAAAGACGTCAATTTTACTATTAACCCTAACGATAAAGCAGTTATCGTTGGTGACAGTGAAATCCAAAAGACTGTACTACTCGACATATTAGCAGGTGTCATTGAACCTGATGAAGGTGAAGTCATTTGGGGAGTAACGACAACTCAAACGTATATGCCTAAAGATAATAGCGAGTATTTTGAAGGTGTTGAGTTATCACTTGTTGATTGGCTAAGACAATACGCACCTGAAGATGAACAAACAGAAACATTTTTACGTGGTTTCCTAGGGCGCATGTTATTTAGTGGTGAAGAAGCAAAAAAACACGCACACGTACTTTCAGGTGGAGAAAAAGTCAGAGCAATGTTGTCTAAAATGATGTTATCTAAAGCGAATGTTTTACTATTAGACGAACCGACAAACCACTTAGACCTAGAAAGTATTCAAGCAGTAAACGATGGTCTTATTAAATTTAAAGGATCAATTTTATTTACATCACATGACTTTGAATTCATTAATACAATCGCAAATCGAGTTGTTGAATTAAACGATGTCGGTGCTATGACAAAAGAAATCACTTATGAAGATTACTTAATTGAAAAAGGAATTTTAAATCAATATTAA
- the pepF gene encoding oligoendopeptidase F → MSLPLRSEVNKKYTWDLTDLCKNDEEAKEKSESLRQEIESFNSKYKGHLESVETALDAIDDYRKLLEDLVIISTYSNLKLSSDQGDGDAQKLAGIIGTTSTLFSTETSFLTSELLNNDESFLNEIKDNKKEYTGFIDELLRVKPYQLDPNVEKALASFNNVFSGPYELYLKTKLLDLDFGSFTVDGKEYPLSYLSFEGELESHRDETVRRTAFRQFSDVLKKYENTTAATYDLHLKQEKAEADLRGFDSVIDYLLHEQDVSRELYDRQIDTIMKDLAPHMRRYAKLLQKENNIENMKFEDLKISLDPDSEPEITIEDSRKYILDGLSIMGDDYINMINRSYDEGWIDFVSNKGKSTGAFCSSPYGVHPYILITWTSLMEEVFVLAHELGHAGHFYNANRENNIFDTRPSLYFIEAPSTLNEMLMANHLLKTSDNNQFKRWVISSIISRTYYHNFVTHLLEAAYQREVYKLVDNHETVTAQDLNRIKREVLEEFWGDDVEITEGAELTWMRQPHYYMGLYPYTYSAGLTISTEVSKRILNEGQSAVDDWLEVLKLGGKKNAVELAKHAGVDITTSEPLDNTIKYIGELIDELERLS, encoded by the coding sequence ATGTCGCTACCATTAAGAAGCGAAGTAAACAAAAAGTATACTTGGGATTTAACAGATTTATGTAAAAATGATGAGGAAGCTAAAGAAAAAAGTGAATCATTAAGGCAAGAAATAGAATCTTTTAATAGTAAATATAAAGGTCATTTAGAAAGTGTAGAAACTGCTCTTGATGCAATTGATGATTATCGTAAATTACTGGAAGACTTAGTTATTATAAGTACATATTCAAATTTAAAATTGTCGAGTGACCAAGGTGATGGTGATGCACAGAAGCTAGCAGGTATTATCGGTACAACTTCTACTCTATTCTCAACAGAAACTTCATTTTTAACGAGTGAATTACTGAATAATGATGAGTCTTTCTTAAATGAAATAAAAGATAACAAGAAAGAATATACAGGGTTTATAGATGAATTATTGAGAGTTAAACCATATCAATTAGATCCAAACGTGGAAAAAGCACTCGCAAGCTTTAATAACGTTTTTAGTGGACCTTATGAACTGTATTTAAAAACGAAATTACTAGACTTAGACTTCGGTTCGTTTACCGTAGATGGTAAAGAATATCCACTTTCTTATTTATCGTTTGAAGGTGAATTAGAATCTCACCGTGACGAAACAGTTAGACGTACTGCGTTTAGACAGTTTAGCGATGTATTAAAGAAATATGAAAATACAACTGCTGCGACGTACGATTTACATTTAAAACAAGAAAAAGCTGAAGCTGATTTAAGAGGTTTTGACTCTGTCATCGATTATTTACTTCATGAACAAGACGTATCTAGAGAATTATACGACCGTCAAATTGATACGATTATGAAAGATTTAGCACCACATATGAGACGTTACGCAAAACTTTTACAAAAAGAAAATAATATTGAAAATATGAAGTTTGAAGACTTAAAAATTTCACTAGATCCAGATTCAGAACCAGAAATTACAATTGAAGACTCTCGTAAATATATACTCGACGGCTTAAGTATCATGGGTGACGATTACATCAATATGATTAATCGATCTTATGATGAAGGCTGGATTGATTTCGTATCAAATAAAGGTAAATCAACAGGCGCATTTTGTTCAAGCCCATACGGTGTACACCCGTACATCTTAATTACCTGGACGTCATTGATGGAGGAAGTATTTGTACTTGCACATGAACTTGGTCATGCAGGTCATTTCTATAATGCAAATAGAGAAAACAACATATTCGATACACGCCCTTCTCTATACTTTATCGAAGCACCATCAACTTTAAACGAAATGCTAATGGCTAACCATTTATTGAAAACAAGCGATAATAATCAATTCAAGCGCTGGGTTATTAGTTCTATAATATCAAGAACGTATTACCATAACTTTGTTACACACTTATTAGAAGCGGCGTATCAACGTGAAGTTTATAAGTTAGTAGACAACCACGAAACAGTTACAGCTCAAGATTTAAATCGAATTAAACGTGAAGTATTAGAAGAATTCTGGGGAGATGACGTAGAAATTACTGAAGGTGCAGAACTCACTTGGATGAGACAACCACACTACTACATGGGATTATATCCATATACGTATTCTGCAGGTCTTACGATTTCAACAGAAGTATCTAAACGAATTTTAAACGAAGGACAATCTGCAGTAGATGATTGGCTAGAAGTATTAAAACTTGGCGGTAAGAAAAATGCAGTAGAACTCGCAAAACATGCAGGTGTAGATATCACAACATCAGAACCACTAGATAATACGATAAAATATATTGGTGAATTAATTGATGAACTAGAAAGATTATCATAA
- a CDS encoding DUF6501 family protein encodes MLHKTWHDNHIKDVEVVHTNAKKFKVSDMLTIGKTYPVVNETEEYLFIIDDSNKVGGYFKEYFKEV; translated from the coding sequence ATGTTACATAAAACTTGGCATGACAATCACATTAAAGATGTTGAGGTTGTTCATACGAATGCGAAAAAGTTTAAAGTATCAGATATGCTGACAATAGGTAAAACTTATCCAGTCGTAAATGAGACAGAAGAATATTTATTTATAATTGATGATTCTAATAAAGTTGGCGGGTATTTTAAAGAATATTTTAAAGAAGTTTAA
- a CDS encoding cold-shock protein produces MKQGTVKWFNAEKGFGFIEVEGENDVFVHFSAINEEGYKSLEEGQEVEFEIVEGDRGPQATNVEKL; encoded by the coding sequence ATGAAACAAGGAACAGTTAAATGGTTCAATGCTGAAAAAGGTTTTGGATTTATCGAAGTAGAAGGTGAAAACGACGTATTCGTTCACTTCTCAGCAATCAATGAAGAAGGTTACAAATCTCTTGAAGAAGGTCAAGAAGTAGAGTTTGAAATCGTTGAAGGCGACCGTGGCCCACAAGCTACTAACGTTGAAAAATTATAA
- the brnQ gene encoding branched-chain amino acid transport system II carrier protein codes for MKLKYVFVVGFMLFAMFFGAGNLIFPPAIGHESGEHFWPGVIGFVLTGVGLPLIAVIAGAISKGGYDESLNHVSKWFSIAFMVAIFLTIGPFFAIPRTATTAYEMSILPYLSDTSTLSLLIFTVLYFLIVFLICLKPGYLVDTIGKSLTPILLITIVLLIIMGILNYSGLTPNETSGAFLEKSAFSVGFTEGYLTMDAIAAIVFSLIVINAIRGLGFSSKKDLLNGTIQSAVLAAVLLGVIYVALAWIGNRVGLPGEIAEGQNLGTFILTFVAEDVLGGFGVFVLATIVFLACLTTCVGLIVSVSEYFHELIPRVSYVAWVSIFVLISLVLANQGLSTIIQGSVPVLMILYPIAMTVVSLVIFTYFVPSPRLALQIPVYTVSIVSILAVIFRSDYFGISALEVLPLQILEYLPLFAAEFEWIPILIVGYIIGYVFGSKQPKIVYE; via the coding sequence ATGAAGTTAAAATATGTTTTTGTCGTAGGTTTTATGTTATTTGCGATGTTTTTTGGTGCTGGTAACTTGATATTTCCACCGGCAATCGGACATGAGAGTGGAGAGCATTTTTGGCCAGGAGTAATTGGATTTGTTCTCACCGGAGTAGGGCTTCCATTGATTGCTGTTATTGCTGGAGCAATTTCTAAAGGTGGATATGATGAATCGCTAAATCATGTAAGTAAATGGTTCTCAATCGCGTTTATGGTTGCGATATTTTTAACAATTGGGCCGTTCTTCGCAATTCCAAGAACTGCTACTACAGCGTATGAAATGTCCATTCTGCCATACTTATCTGATACAAGTACATTAAGTCTATTAATATTTACGGTATTATATTTCCTTATTGTTTTCTTAATTTGTTTAAAACCTGGATACTTAGTAGACACAATTGGTAAATCATTGACACCAATTCTCTTAATTACAATTGTCTTATTAATTATTATGGGTATTTTAAATTATTCAGGTTTAACACCAAACGAAACATCAGGGGCATTTTTAGAGAAGTCAGCATTCTCAGTAGGATTTACTGAAGGATATTTAACGATGGATGCGATCGCAGCAATTGTATTTAGCTTAATTGTTATTAATGCAATTCGCGGTTTAGGATTTTCTAGTAAAAAAGACTTATTAAATGGTACTATTCAATCAGCTGTGCTTGCAGCAGTTTTACTTGGAGTCATTTACGTTGCACTTGCTTGGATTGGTAACAGAGTAGGACTTCCAGGAGAGATAGCAGAAGGCCAAAACTTAGGTACATTTATTTTAACGTTTGTAGCAGAAGATGTACTTGGTGGATTTGGAGTGTTCGTACTAGCAACTATTGTATTTCTTGCTTGTCTAACAACTTGTGTTGGTTTAATTGTTTCAGTATCTGAATATTTCCATGAATTAATTCCGAGAGTTAGTTATGTAGCTTGGGTATCAATTTTTGTATTAATTTCGTTAGTACTAGCAAACCAAGGACTGAGTACAATCATTCAAGGATCTGTACCAGTACTGATGATTCTTTACCCAATCGCTATGACAGTAGTCTCACTTGTTATATTCACATACTTTGTACCGTCACCAAGACTAGCATTACAAATTCCAGTTTATACAGTAAGTATTGTGTCTATATTAGCAGTAATCTTTAGATCAGATTACTTTGGTATTTCAGCACTTGAAGTTTTACCACTTCAAATATTAGAATATTTACCGTTATTTGCTGCAGAGTTTGAGTGGATTCCAATCTTAATTGTCGGATACATTATCGGATATGTATTTGGTTCAAAACAACCTAAAATTGTATATGAATAA
- a CDS encoding S1 RNA-binding domain-containing protein: protein MNRLSGTTQFLTLDKIEGSTLYFKTEDNEIIRMNKSLQKEEYEIGQDVPAFIYPNTRGELFASPVIPKITRDKFDFVPVSEITYDGVYIDIDAPKDFLIPYEDLPKLKKVWPKPGDKVMATLRVESDNQIYGRLITETEAREMSQPFDEEAFKLHRNTWLDARPYRLLKVGSFLITNEGYKVFVHESERQEEPRLGEAVKVRVIGFNEHNEMNGSFIEKAYKKINTDAEEIYEYLLMNGGSMVYNDKSSPEDIKEIFNISKASFKRALGGLMKEGKITQDKEGTYIKKERE, encoded by the coding sequence ATGAATAGATTATCAGGAACGACTCAATTTTTAACGTTAGATAAAATAGAAGGGTCAACTTTATACTTTAAAACTGAAGATAACGAAATAATTCGAATGAATAAATCATTACAAAAAGAAGAATATGAAATTGGCCAAGACGTACCAGCGTTTATTTATCCAAATACACGTGGAGAATTATTCGCTTCACCGGTCATACCTAAAATCACAAGAGACAAGTTTGACTTTGTGCCAGTAAGTGAAATCACATATGATGGTGTTTACATCGATATAGATGCTCCAAAGGATTTTTTAATTCCTTATGAAGACTTACCAAAACTAAAAAAAGTATGGCCAAAACCAGGTGATAAAGTTATGGCAACACTTCGAGTAGAAAGTGACAACCAAATATACGGACGCTTAATCACTGAAACTGAGGCGAGAGAAATGTCACAACCATTTGACGAAGAAGCATTTAAACTCCATCGTAATACTTGGTTAGACGCGAGACCATATCGATTACTTAAAGTTGGTTCGTTCTTAATAACGAATGAAGGGTACAAAGTATTTGTCCATGAATCAGAACGTCAAGAAGAGCCAAGACTCGGTGAAGCAGTAAAAGTCAGAGTTATCGGGTTTAATGAGCATAATGAGATGAACGGCTCTTTTATAGAAAAAGCATATAAAAAAATTAATACAGATGCTGAAGAAATCTATGAATATTTACTCATGAATGGTGGATCAATGGTTTATAATGATAAATCATCACCAGAGGACATCAAAGAGATATTTAATATTTCTAAAGCAAGTTTTAAACGTGCGCTTGGTGGGTTAATGAAAGAAGGAAAAATTACTCAAGATAAAGAGGGCACATACATTAAAAAAGAGCGTGAATAA
- a CDS encoding toxic anion resistance protein, with amino-acid sequence MLTKNNTKDELLESPFQPVEAEIIEEPKNEYTTTFKDDEFTKEEIEQIKSIKDQIEPLNNDALIAYGANAQSQLSKFSHDMLNQVQSKEIGPVGDSLKQLMSKLKEIDPEELTKQNKNVFQRLFGKVNRSVNELLAKHKGVASQVDRISVQLESSKDLLIRDVNLLDNLYDENKAYFEALNIYIKAAELKKEELESTTLPALQEKASQSNNQMATQDVNDMVQYINRLDKRIHDLKLSRQITLQSAPQIRMIQNINQSLAEKIQSSILTSIPLWKNQMAIALTLLNQESASKAQKAVTDTTNELLTKNSEMLKQNALRTAEENERGIVDIETLKHTQDNLLETIEETLRIQTEGKEQRQQAERELVSMEEELKTRLLDIKDRYK; translated from the coding sequence ATATTGACAAAAAATAATACAAAAGATGAATTACTTGAAAGTCCATTTCAGCCAGTTGAAGCTGAAATCATTGAAGAACCGAAAAATGAATATACGACAACTTTTAAAGATGACGAATTTACAAAAGAAGAAATCGAACAAATTAAATCAATTAAAGATCAAATCGAACCACTCAACAATGATGCGTTAATTGCTTATGGAGCGAATGCGCAATCACAGTTATCAAAGTTTTCTCATGATATGTTAAATCAGGTACAGTCTAAAGAAATTGGTCCTGTTGGAGACTCTTTAAAACAACTTATGAGTAAGCTAAAAGAGATTGATCCTGAAGAACTTACTAAGCAAAATAAAAATGTATTTCAACGTCTATTTGGTAAAGTAAACCGTTCAGTGAATGAGTTACTTGCTAAACACAAAGGTGTTGCAAGTCAGGTTGATAGAATAAGTGTTCAGCTAGAAAGTTCTAAAGACTTACTCATTAGAGATGTTAATTTACTCGATAACTTATACGATGAAAATAAAGCATATTTTGAAGCATTAAACATTTATATAAAAGCTGCAGAACTTAAAAAAGAAGAATTAGAGTCTACTACCCTACCAGCGCTTCAAGAAAAAGCGAGTCAATCGAATAACCAAATGGCAACTCAAGACGTGAATGACATGGTTCAGTATATTAACCGTCTGGATAAAAGAATTCATGATTTAAAATTATCTCGCCAAATTACATTACAGTCTGCACCACAAATACGAATGATTCAAAATATTAATCAGTCGCTTGCAGAAAAAATTCAAAGTTCTATTCTAACGTCAATTCCATTATGGAAAAACCAAATGGCAATCGCTTTAACATTATTAAATCAAGAATCAGCTTCTAAAGCTCAAAAAGCAGTGACTGATACAACGAACGAACTACTTACTAAAAACAGTGAGATGTTGAAACAAAATGCATTAAGAACTGCTGAAGAAAATGAACGTGGTATTGTCGATATTGAAACATTAAAACATACACAAGATAATTTATTAGAGACAATTGAAGAGACGCTACGTATTCAAACTGAAGGTAAAGAACAGCGTCAACAAGCAGAAAGAGAACTTGTATCTATGGAAGAAGAGTTAAAAACACGTCTTTTAGATATTAAAGATAGATATAAATAA